A genomic segment from Glycine soja cultivar W05 chromosome 20, ASM419377v2, whole genome shotgun sequence encodes:
- the LOC114401632 gene encoding probable H/ACA ribonucleoprotein complex subunit 1, with protein MSSKVLLVLLMFLATILLISSEVAPDDAYENFDKIDGKPSADGVDESKYWRGGYGGGYGGGYGGGRGGYGGGRGGYGGGRGGYGGGRGGYGGGRGGYGGGRGGGRGGYGPNEHNEAGVDANPHN; from the exons ATGAGTTCCAAGGTTTTGCTTGTTCTACTTATGTTCTTGGCCACTATACTTCTGATCTCCTCTGAGGTTGCACCCGATGATGCATACGAGAATTTTGACAAAATAGATG GGAAGCCTAGTGCAGATGGGGTAGATGAAAGCAAGTATTGGCGTGGCGGCTATGGTGGCGGCTATGGTGGTGGTTATGGAGGTGGGCGTGGAGGCTATGGAGGTGGGCGTGGAGGCTATGGAGGGGGACGTGGTGGATATGGCGGCGGACGAGGTGGCTATGGTGGCGGGCGTGGTGGCTATGGTGGCGGGCGTGGTGGCGGGCGTGGTGGCTATGGTCCTAATGAACATAACGAGGCTGGGGTTGATGCTAACCCTCACAACTAA
- the LOC114401386 gene encoding glycine-rich protein-like, with protein sequence MGSKALLVLVMLLASVLLLSAEVASKDVDKKLDKNDGNHDTKGVDEMKYYGGWGSGWDRYRRGWYCPNGCCQWSYYYQTCWRCCYYPGEHVDVRTDAQPRN encoded by the exons ATGGGTTCCAAGGCTTTGCTCGTTCTTGTTATGCTCTTGGCTTCTGTCCTCCTTCTTTCAGCGGAAGTTGCATCCAAAGATGTAGATAAGAAACTTGATAAAAATGATG GTAACCATGATACAAAAGGAGTCgatgaaatgaaatattatGGTGGTTGGGGGTCTGGTTGGGATAGATACCGCCGTGGTTGGTATTGCCCCAATGGTTGTTGTCAATGGAGCTACTACTATCAAACCTGTTGGAGGTGCTGCTATTATCCTGGTGAACATGTTGATGTGCGTACTGATGCTCAACCTCGCAACTAA
- the LOC114403709 gene encoding transcription factor SRM1-like, with translation MTVDEVDSSSEWSREQDKAFENALATHPEDDSDRWEKIAADVPGKTIEEIKQHYELLVEDINQIESGCVPLPSYNSSSEGSTSHASDEGAGKKGSGPGHYSGESNHGTKASRSDQERRKGIAWTEDEHRLFLLGLDKYGKGDWRSISRNFVVTRTPTQVASHAQKYFIRLNSMNKDRRRSSIHDITSVNNGDISAPQGPITGQTNGSAGNSTAKAAKAATPASTGVPGVGIYAAPTIGQPIGGPLVSAVGTTVNLPAPAHMAYGVRAPVPGAVVPGAPVNMGPVTYPMQHTSVPHR, from the exons ATGACTGTGGATGAAGTGGATAGTAGCTCTGAGTGGAGCAGAGAGCAGGATAAAGCATTTGAAAATGCATTGGCAACTCATCCGGAAGATGACTCAGATCGTTGGGAGAAGATTGCCGCTGATGTGCCGGGGAAGACTATAGAAGAAATCAAACAGCATTATGAGCTCTTGGTTGAAGATATTAACCAGATTGAATCCGGTTGCGTGCCTCTTCCATCTTATAATTCTTCTTCAGAGGGCTCAACAAGCCATGCCAGTGATGAAGGAGCTGGCAAGAAGGGCAGCGGTCCTGGGCATTATAGCGGTGAGTCTAATCATGGAACTAAGGCTTCAAGATCAGATCAGGAACGACGAAAGGGGATTGCTTGGACTGAGGATGAACACAG GTTATTTCTTCTGGGCTTGGATAAGTATGGAAAAGGCGACTGGCGAAGCATATCAAGGAACTTTGTGGTGACACGAACTCCTACACAAGTAGCAAGCCATGCCCAAAAATACTTCATTCGTTTGAACTCAATGAACAAAGATAGAAGGCGATCCAGCATACATGATATCACCAGTGTTAACAATGGAGATATTTCAGCACCTCAAGGGCCAATAACCGGTCAAACAAACGGTTCTGCTGGAAATTCTACTGCCAAAGCAGCCAAAGCGGCCACCCCGGCCTCAACTGGGGTGCCAGGTGTTGGAATTTATGCAGCTCCAACCATTGGACAACCTATAGGAGGACCCTTAGTATCTGCTGTTGGCACCACAGTGAACCTTCCTGCACCTGCACACATGGCATATGGGGTCCGAGCCCCAGTACCCGGTGCAGTTGTACCTGGTGCACCGGTAAATATGGGCCCTGTGACGTACCCTATGCAGCATACGTCTGTTCCTCACAGGTGA
- the LOC114401550 gene encoding annexin D5-like gives MFIKIFSEKSSTHLAAVNSAYIASYGHSLEKAIKKETSGSFGSALLTILRCATDPAMYFAKILRKSMKGVGTDDSRLIRVIVTRTEIDMHYIKITYYKKYGKPLTHAVKSDTSGHYKDFLLNLLGSDY, from the exons ATGTTTATAAAGATTTTTAGTGAGAAAAGCAGCACACATTTGGCTGCAGTCAATTCTGCTTACATAGCTTCATATGGACACTCACTAGAAAAG GCAATAAAGAAGGAAACATCTGGCTCTTTTGGGAGTGCCCTCTTAACCATACTACGTTGTGCTACTGATCCTGCTATGTACTTTGCCAAG ATTCTACGCAAGTCAATGAAGGGTGTGGGAACTGATGATAGTAGACTAATAAGGGTAATTGTAACAAGGACTGAGATAGACAtgcattatataaaaataacatattataagaaatatggaAAACCATTAACTCACGCTGTTAAGTCAGACACATCAGGCCATTATAAAGATTTTCTTCTGAATCTTTTAGGTTCTGATTATTAG